CGCTTTGGCAGGGCTGTGTATGAGCTTGGTCCGGTCTTGGCTGGTAAGGTTACGGTTGTTGGCGTGAGCTTGGTcgttttttaacatgtgtttatTCCTCTCCGAGTTTCTTCAGAGGCAGCTTTGAGCGCCGTAGGATGGGCAGCTAGAGAGTGGTGCgtttacagtaattaaaaaaagcaggCCTTGCGTGGACACCAAGCAAACCTGTAGGGGTTCGGGATGAGTCAGGCGGCTTGGTGACTGCAGCGATTCTTGCAGAAACATTTCCATCCCATGCTACTAATTAAGGGCAAGTTGTTCTGTCTGTAATTTGTAGGAAAGGCCTATTCTGAAAATGCAAGTGCAGGTCTCCAAAGAAATTCCAGTTGTGCtcataaaattaaaaccacagtCCTGCTTACCTAAAAACCTACTCCTGCTATTATTTATGCACAGCATTGAACTTGAATATAGCAATAGGTTTTTTTGAGAATGGTTTGTGAGATTTCAGTCTCGAACGTACGTGTGGGATAGTTTTAGTTCCTGTTCCAGAGCTGCAAGATACTTTTGCTGGTTATTAGTGTTTCTACGACACTGTAACGAAGAGTGAATAATAAGGTAATCTTTCAATTGAATTTGTATGAAATTATGGATATTACACTTTAAAAGTGTCATTCACAAGAGCAAGCCCTTACTTATAGATTCTTAAATGATTCAGCATGAAGGGCCTCGATCAAATATGATACACTTCCATGATCGAGTTATCTCCTAAGACCCAATTGTGACATAAACAGTAAGATGTATTTGTAGCATAGATGTAACGTAAATGTGTGATATTCACCAAATCGTACATTTCTCTTTGTATTGTCTTTAACTCCTGAGTGCGTTATTCAGGCTTGCTCATTTTATAAACCCAGGTTTGTAACCCAGGCTTCCTGAGTGGGTATTTCACTCCTTTGGGCAAGGACGTGCCACGTCTTGTACTGATGAAGCCATTGCAGATGCACGGTTCAATCTGTGGTGTTCGCATAaggctttctgttttttaaagttatgagTGATTTTAATGTAGTTCCCACTTCTTGTTAATCCAGTTCACCCCAGCAAGTACAGCAGGGCCCCCTAGGTATGAGAAGGTGAGGGCTGACTGCCTATACCAGCAATGATACTGCATACCTGGAGCGTCTGTGCGTACTTGGCTGGTGGTAAAGCCCCTGTACCTCATCCTGTGTTTTGATAGGTCTGGTAACTTTTGTCTACTCTACCTTTCTTTTCATTGATATTTCATGAATACTGAAGCTGCAGTTAATATTCAAAGGCATGCTGTGTCACCACGTGTGTGTCACCATATTCTACTCTGTACCGATTGATTGCCCTGCCCACAAAAGTCTGTGCCAGTAAAACATCGCATGTGTATAAGGGATGcagaaagggagggagggcaAGATCTCCTGAATCTGCTAAAGGAAAagtttttgaaatgtatttaacaTTGGATTAATTCACTGCTGGCCAAATAAATGTGGGAGTGAGTCCATCACAAACATATTTAGCCAAGCTGCTGTGCAGCTTAAATAACGACAGTGAGGACCAGCCTTTCTGGGTGATGGCATTGCTCAGCTTTTGCAGTTGGGTAGAAGAATGTTTTTCTAATTTAGCCAGGCTGAAGTGGATAGGCTGGTGGAAAAGGAGTTGATCGAGTGGGTTTGTGTGGTGAATTTTAGAAGCCCTTTTCAAATTGTTTTGGCCATATTGCAGTGCTGTGCTGACTCATGGTTGTCTCGACCTACTTTTTAccaatatgtaaaataaatccaGATATGGAGACTCATTTCACGAGCTTGTTAAATTCTGGCTTACTCtcattagattaaaaaaacctgttctgtGAAGTTATAGTCCTCAATTGCTTTCCTTTAGCAGCAGCATTAACTAGGTTGTTAAATGAAATTCTGAGGGGGAAAAGAGTGCTTAGTTCTGGCATGGTAGCATTTTCACACAGGTCATTTTCCCATTTTGCGCTGTCTTATTGCAACAGCATGTCCAATATTTTTGGCATTCAGAGTTGAAAATAGTGAATAATGGAGCCTTGGGTATATACATAATGTCTTTCCTTACTAAGCCTTAGTTTTGTGTGGGATTATCAACCTCGAATTTATTTTTGACTCCTATTTGTCCTGAAGTCCAATTGATTTACTTCTTAGTTTTGCTTATTTCAATTCACATGGAACTTTAAATATCCCAACATATgggaaattatatttttagttcagtgtatttaaaacaaccaaacaacgaaaaaaaaaaaagacaatatataCACTACAGGAATCATGGCTCTGGGTTGGAAACTGTTAATATACTAAAATAAAGGTGTAATTATATGAACTTTTTATGCATTTTTGCCTTGCTGTTTTTAATGTTGAATTCCCTTTGGTGTTGTTTATggacctttaaaaatattttaaaatagaatactTCAATTTACATTATTATAACTTAGTTCAATAAAATCAACGTGTAATGTTACTGACAGGCAAAGTGGAGATAGTTTTATGAGGCTTAAAAGAATTTTTCAGGACACATGATGCCAACGtttgctgctttctctttgttttgtccTGTTTTGCAGGTGGAACTTGACGTCTTGTGGAACCAGCGTAGCCAGCTCAGAGTGCAGTGAGGAGCTGTTCTCATCGGTTTCAGTCGGTGATCAAGATGACTGTTACTCTCTATTGGATGACCAGGAGTTCACCTCTTTTGATTTGTTCCCCGAGGGTAGCGTCTGCAGTGATGTCTCCTCTTCTATCAGCACATACTGGGATTGGTCAGACAGCGAGTTTGAATGGCAGGTAAACTAGTTCCActgtaaatgtaaaattttgtATAGACTATTAAGTGCTGGGTTTAGCTTtaactgaaaagtccttggcaTTTGTTTTTTGGTAAGTACTGAATGTAAGAGCAGATATCTGAATGTTCAGtgataaagaaaatgttttgttccgTTTTATTCCAGCGTTCTTAATCTGGAGGAGACACTGAAGGTCAGCTCTTCAAAGAGACATGCTTATATGTTATGGTAGTTTGGTTTTAGTGACCAGCATGTGTCTTGTAGCCATGAGCTTAGATCCTTTGTACTGAGGATCTGCCCTGGTAATGAAATCTGGTTATAGATGTCTGCTTCCAGTGATTTGGTTGTATTAAATCTTCCTTTGGAATGGCGCTGGCACCTAGGTAAAGTGTAGAAGCTCTTGCCATAGCctatttccatctttttttctgggCCAAGTAAGAGTACAGAGCTCACTTTGTCTCACCAGGAAAAGTGTGAAAGTGAATCACGTCCTCCTTTTTCTTAGTCTGTATTGGATGCAGTCCTGGTCAGGTATCTCTAGTTTGTGGTAGTCTTCTTTGTTCAGCAGTTTTTCAATTGTGATATGCAAATCTTTTTATATAGACTTAAACTGACTTTTTACATTATAGACTTAAATCAACTATGAACGTATACATAACTTTGAAACAGGAAACATGGTGCTTCAGAATATACCGAGGAATACTTTTAAATTTTGTCATAAAGCTTAGTCAAAGCATGTACAGAGTCTTCTAAGTGCAGAATAAGGACTGAAAACACTGATTTCAAGAAGGCGCACATCCTGTTCCAGAAGATGCAAATGAACTTCAGATAACATGGACTGAGATTAGCTCTGAATTTCTTACTGTTTTAGTCTAACAGCTAGTCGCTATGTATATCGTATCACAGAAGTTACAAGTGCATTTGTATAACACAGCCTGTAGGAACAACTCACATTGGATCCCAAAGATTCAGAGCTTCACTGAGTTGTAAAATTTTAATTGGCTGATAAACTCGTTGATTGTTTTGAAAAGAAGCAATTTCCCATGTCTTAGTTAGCTGACAGCATGTTTGACTAGTAACTAGCTTTTTTAAATgactctttgttttttaaagcaagcatttCTTGAGAGACATACTTGATTGGACTTGTAGAATTTTGGAAAGACTTTTTTGTAGCTCTTTATGGTGTTATCTGGCAGAATCTAAGCATGAGTAATCCGACTGTCACGCTTTAACTGGAAGCGCATTCAGAAATTACATGTCAGTTGTATAAACGAAGCTAGCTAAAGTTCTGCAGTTGCTTCCAGCAAAATGACAGTGATTTTAATTGAATTGTCTTGTGTAATTGTGGGGTGTGGTATGAATTGCAAACCTGCTTTGAAATTATCTTCTTTAAACTAGACTTATGCTTTAAAATGGGAGGTTTAGATTTAGGTTTGGATTGTAATGGACAATTTACactgatggagaaaggaaatagTTGAGATGCCACATgattctgctgttttcttaaatgcaaatttttaaaaacaggattcATAAGTAGAGAATAGTGTGAATTGAGTTTGCTGCATTTACTGTTTGTTGGAAGGTTCAAAGGAGTACTGCAGGGTTATGAGTAATTATTAAGAAGTTGTTAGAGTACATAGATAAGCAATGCTTTGCTAATTTGATGGTGTGTTTTGAATTGTTAATGGTGTTAGAATGATTTTAAATCTGCCTACTGTATTTTAAGGCTTTGTTCTTTCTCTTGCATATTACAAGTTGCCTGGCAGTGACATTACAAGTGGGAGTGATGTACTTTCTGATGTTATACCTAGTATTCCAAGCTCTCCTTGTCtgcttccaaaaaagaaaaacaagcacagGAATCTCGATGAACTTCCATGGAGTGCAATGACAAATGATGAACAGGTGAAATTGACTTTTTTGCTATGTGAGAACTGTAATATACAGAAGAACTGTCAATCGGTGCCACATCTTAAAAGATATACGGTTTGCTGTAGGTGTAAATGCAGACCTATGCAGTACTACTTGATTCTTGAAACTAAATTTTGTCTTTTGCATCTGTAGTAGGCAGTTTAACGTGTACTCAAGCTTTCACCCTGAGTTTTTGAGGATACTCAATGAGGCTAGAATCATAGGAAATGTGATATTTGAGTACATTTTATTCTGTTGGTCCGTCCTTTTTTCTTTAGAATcaataatactttaaaatgacCTGCCTTTCTTTGGGTCCTAGGTTGAATATATTGAATATCTGAGTCGCAAAGTCAGTACAGAGATGGGCCTTCGAGAGCAACTtgatattattaaaattattgatCCTACTGCTCAGATCTCACCTACAGATAGTGAATTCATTATTGAATTGAACTGTCTCAcagatgaaaaactgaaacagGTGAGTTAAGATTTGTACATTTGACTTCAGGGTTTCAGCATCTGATATGTCTTGCAAAATCTCTTACGGAGTTGTGATCAATTTTTGTACATAATCATTAGATATAGGGAGATAACACTAGAGCACAATATTGTGAGTGAGGGAAAACAGTTCAAAAGCATGTTGTTGTATGTATTAAACCTTTATATGAAAGACTGGTTATATATTCTCGACACACGTTAAGCCTAAGCTGGCGTGCGTGTAATGAGTTATGCTGTGGGCCTGGTACTGCTTATGACAAAGTGTATTCCACCTCATGACCATGAGCTGGTTGAGCATCTTCATTTGTTCACTGTATATAAACTAGTATTTAAAACTCCTAAAGGATTGGAGTTCATTGGGGAAGACCATAAATTTCATGTAAAAAGGgatgtagaaaaatgtgttttaaaggtGGTATAAAATACAGATTATAACAAAGAAGGGTACCTGATTGGTATGGTAGATATATGCTACCGTTGTCTTAGTCTTTGTACTATTGTGGTGTGTTGTTGGGAAAAGACGCAGCATCCAAACTGAACTCCTCAGTGTTACTCTGTATTTGTGATTATGATGAAGATAAAGATTGAAAACAGAAAACGTTCACTGCTTTTATGGGCTTGGCCTATTTCatatttcaaacattttataAGTATCTTCTTAAAGTAGAAAAGTATTGCTTGCCTTACACCCACTTTTGTTTGAATATATATGCAAATTTGATACATTGGGTACACAGCTTAGTTCAGTTGAACTTgactgatatatatatatatgtatgtatgtttgaTGTTATTAGTATAACTTATGTAGTAGAAAACTtggggggcaggaagggggaGGGAACCCCAAAGCTTGTTACttagttttcttccttccatAATGAAGTAAATATTAATTTAGTTCTTAGTTAAGTTTTCTTGATGACTGCCAGATGGTTTGGGAGTTAAGCagccacagaaaaatgttttaaaagactaACTGAACTGATCCAATAACTTGATCATTATTAACAGGCAAATTGTGGTTTTTCCATGAAAAGGAGTATCTCAGTACAGTATTTATCAGGCTTTAGTAATTCTGCTGCCTCTGTTCTAAAGGTGAGAAACTATATCAAGGAACACGGACCTCGTCAACGGTCTGCAAGGGAAGGCTGGAAGAGGAGTAGCTACAGTTGTGCAAGTACCAGTGGTGTGAGTGgtgccagtgccagcagcagcagtgccag
This region of Harpia harpyja isolate bHarHar1 chromosome 18, bHarHar1 primary haplotype, whole genome shotgun sequence genomic DNA includes:
- the FAM199X gene encoding protein FAM199X: MTEEPYEKFLAPEEPCPLLSHQHPPRGGSLSLSEEGCLDVSDFGCQLSSCHRTDPLHRFHSNRWNLTSCGTSVASSECSEELFSSVSVGDQDDCYSLLDDQEFTSFDLFPEGSVCSDVSSSISTYWDWSDSEFEWQLPGSDITSGSDVLSDVIPSIPSSPCLLPKKKNKHRNLDELPWSAMTNDEQVEYIEYLSRKVSTEMGLREQLDIIKIIDPTAQISPTDSEFIIELNCLTDEKLKQVRNYIKEHGPRQRSAREGWKRSSYSCASTSGVSGASASSSSASMVSSASSSGSSVANSASNSSANMSRAHSDSNLSTSAAERIRDSKKRSKQRKLQQKALRKRQLKEQRQARKERLSGLFLNEEVLSLKVTEEDHEGDVDVLM